Below is a window of Candidatus Binatia bacterium DNA.
GAGATCTTGGCGACGCGCCAGCCACCGTGTTGCAGAATACCACGGAACGGCGGGTCTCCGGTCACGTTCCCGGTAAGCCGCACGGCGGCCGGATCGAAGCCTTTGTCGACCACGATTTCACTGCCGTCATCCGCCGCGAAGACGCGTTCCAGCTGCACGTGCTCGTTCAGCACCTTGCGGCATCCGGCGTGGATTGTGCGCACGGCGGCGCCGACTTGTTCATCGCTGTAGCCGTCGATGTCCTCCGTGATGAAATCGACGAGGCGGGCTTCCTGTTGCAGCAAACCGAGAAGACGGAGGGCGGGAGCGGGGGAGGGCGGTAGGAGCGGAGCGGGTGTGGCCGCGTCGCCCGGCCTGCCGACGCCGGCCGTACGCCGGGTCGCCAACAGCGCCAGCAGCAGAGCCGCCAACAGCGGCGCGGCGATGAAGTAGATCAAGCCGGGGAGATACACTTTCGACAGCGCACCGAGGCCAGGCGCTTCACCTGCTCCCGTTGCACTGACGCTCAGAATC
It encodes the following:
- a CDS encoding DUF2760 domain-containing protein, coding for MQERPNGSATLVVTIVVVAIILAAANVAVLILSVSATGAGEAPGLGALSKVYLPGLIYFIAAPLLAALLLALLATRRTAGVGRPGDAATPAPLLPPSPAPALRLLGLLQQEARLVDFITEDIDGYSDEQVGAAVRTIHAGCRKVLNEHVQLERVFAADDGSEIVVDKGFDPAAVRLTGNVTGDPPFRGILQHGGWRVAKISLPEAAPAVDPAIVAAAEVEIP